In Atribacterota bacterium, one DNA window encodes the following:
- a CDS encoding hydrogenase has translation MNIGLLETGSGNWNAIIWLIMFIIIGISAIWIRSHGEDQYKKNTDQTKPFLSGNREISKEDSHVGASHIYWGFTEALKRYYKPMVALHTGNINDYSGWIILVMAIIFIIVGVS, from the coding sequence ATGAATATTGGATTATTGGAGACTGGAAGTGGAAATTGGAATGCTATAATATGGCTGATAATGTTCATAATTATAGGAATATCCGCAATTTGGATTAGAAGCCACGGAGAGGATCAATATAAAAAGAATACTGACCAAACCAAACCTTTTCTTTCTGGAAATAGAGAAATAAGCAAGGAAGACTCCCATGTGGGTGCAAGTCATATTTATTGGGGATTTACAGAGGCATTAAAAAGATATTATAAACCCATGGTTGCATTACATACAGGCAATATAAATGACTATAGTGGTTGGATTATATTAGTTATGGCAATTATCTTTATTATAGTAGGAGTAAGTTAA
- a CDS encoding proton-conducting transporter membrane subunit: protein MSSIMTHAPALVIAFPLLAAFLVPVVSRLNKKILGIFVAVVLGFTLLITLLMAVRILPGNPLIYVFGGSEAGLTLPSGYTVPIRIIFHIDSMGIFMGLITAIVSFLGAIYSIAFMDKHSGLEKYYALLLLLATGMFGMEFTGDIFNFFVFLEIASIASVALIAFRSNLSGEPAEAGFKYMVVSSISALMVLFAVGLFYGQYDVLNMATIASVMKFTQLDKIALILLVTVLAMKAGSVPMHMWTPDAYSEAPASITMILVAASQASLYALFRIIFSLYNITLNTITIGWIIIILGLLSMFIGVTMAIIQKDIKRLMAYHAVSQTGYMLLGVGVGIAVLANPIALETFGIKAMEGGIFHIMNHAMYKGLLFLTAGALFYRTGTRNLNKMGGLGNNMIYTAIFFIIGAAAIAGIPPFNGFASKLIIYESVFQFNPLLSIIAMLVSILTLASFVKVFHSAFLGPKMEQYKDVKEVPKSMLFAMGALACIIVLFGLFPDLVVKYIVHPAVMALINQSSYTAVILGGM from the coding sequence ATGAGCAGTATTATGACACATGCGCCGGCTTTAGTTATAGCCTTTCCTCTGTTAGCGGCTTTTTTAGTACCAGTAGTGAGTCGTTTAAACAAAAAAATACTTGGAATATTTGTTGCAGTTGTATTAGGTTTTACCCTACTTATTACTCTTTTAATGGCTGTTAGAATTCTTCCTGGTAATCCGTTAATTTATGTTTTTGGCGGAAGTGAAGCAGGATTAACATTACCTTCCGGCTATACTGTTCCCATTAGAATTATTTTTCATATTGATAGTATGGGGATATTTATGGGCTTGATAACTGCAATTGTTTCCTTCCTGGGGGCAATTTACTCTATAGCTTTTATGGATAAGCATAGTGGACTGGAAAAATATTATGCCCTGTTACTATTACTGGCAACTGGAATGTTTGGAATGGAATTCACCGGAGATATATTTAACTTCTTTGTATTCCTGGAGATTGCATCCATTGCTTCAGTAGCCTTGATTGCATTTAGAAGCAATCTTTCCGGAGAGCCTGCAGAGGCTGGATTTAAATATATGGTTGTCAGCTCGATTTCTGCATTAATGGTGTTATTTGCTGTAGGCTTGTTTTATGGACAATATGATGTTTTGAATATGGCAACTATTGCCAGTGTGATGAAATTTACACAGCTTGATAAGATTGCCCTTATATTACTGGTAACAGTTTTAGCTATGAAAGCTGGTTCGGTACCCATGCATATGTGGACACCTGATGCTTATTCAGAAGCCCCGGCATCAATTACAATGATATTAGTTGCAGCCAGTCAGGCTAGTTTGTACGCACTTTTCAGAATTATTTTTTCACTTTACAATATTACTTTAAATACTATCACTATTGGCTGGATTATTATTATCCTGGGGCTTTTATCAATGTTTATCGGGGTTACCATGGCAATCATTCAAAAAGATATTAAAAGACTAATGGCTTACCATGCTGTTTCACAAACTGGTTATATGCTGTTAGGTGTTGGAGTTGGGATTGCTGTTTTAGCAAATCCTATTGCTCTGGAAACATTTGGTATTAAAGCTATGGAGGGTGGCATTTTTCACATCATGAATCATGCAATGTATAAAGGATTGCTTTTTTTAACAGCAGGTGCGTTATTTTATAGAACAGGCACCAGGAATTTAAATAAAATGGGCGGATTGGGTAATAATATGATTTATACTGCAATATTCTTCATTATAGGAGCTGCCGCAATTGCAGGGATTCCACCATTTAATGGTTTTGCCTCAAAATTGATTATTTACGAATCAGTTTTCCAATTCAACCCTTTACTATCAATTATAGCTATGCTGGTAAGTATTTTAACTCTTGCATCTTTTGTAAAAGTATTTCACAGTGCTTTTCTGGGGCCTAAAATGGAACAATACAAAGATGTTAAAGAAGTACCAAAAAGCATGCTTTTTGCGATGGGAGCATTAGCTTGTATTATTGTTTTATTTGGATTATTTCCTGATTTAGTTGTCAAATATATAGTACACCCAGCGGTAATGGCTTTGATTAACCAATCAAGTTACACTGCAGTTATTTTGGGAGGAATGTAA
- a CDS encoding sodium:proton antiporter, with protein MIGNFPYLAVALLIGLGIYTLIYKRNLIKIAIGITLIENGVNLFLITLGYRKGAIAPIFTQAPEGLKMVLPTPQALTLTSIVIGVATTALILSVAMIIFKKYGTLDTDEVRRLKE; from the coding sequence ATGATTGGTAATTTTCCTTATTTGGCAGTGGCATTATTAATTGGTTTAGGTATTTATACCCTGATTTATAAAAGAAATCTGATTAAAATTGCAATCGGAATTACTTTAATTGAAAATGGAGTGAACTTATTTTTAATTACCCTGGGATATCGAAAAGGTGCAATAGCACCGATTTTTACACAGGCTCCGGAAGGTTTAAAAATGGTTTTACCCACTCCTCAGGCATTAACCCTTACCAGTATTGTTATTGGTGTAGCAACAACTGCTCTTATTCTTTCTGTTGCTATGATTATATTTAAAAAATATGGAACTTTGGATACAGATGAAGTGAGGAGGTTAAAAGAATGA
- a CDS encoding MnhB domain-containing protein produces the protein MNEMSRIVRTITTLIYGFIMIYGFYIIVHGHLTPGGGFQGGAIVASAFALLVVTYGNQGSKKFLSEDIFSLIETTGLVLFIAFAFFGLGITFFYNFMANSGGLFGNSAVAGINAGDLNTGGTVTIMNMAVGLEVLAAFGVIILTMSAGSEIISKKKENS, from the coding sequence ATGAACGAAATGTCGCGAATTGTAAGAACGATAACTACCTTAATATACGGTTTTATAATGATATATGGTTTTTATATTATTGTACACGGTCATTTGACCCCTGGCGGGGGATTTCAAGGAGGAGCTATCGTTGCTTCTGCTTTCGCCCTGTTGGTGGTTACTTATGGCAATCAGGGTAGTAAGAAATTTTTGTCAGAAGATATTTTTTCTTTAATAGAAACCACAGGCTTAGTCCTCTTTATTGCTTTTGCCTTTTTTGGCCTTGGAATAACATTTTTTTATAATTTTATGGCAAATAGTGGAGGATTGTTTGGTAATTCAGCTGTTGCTGGAATAAATGCCGGTGATTTAAATACAGGCGGTACAGTTACAATTATGAATATGGCAGTAGGCTTGGAGGTTTTAGCAGCCTTTGGGGTTATAATACTTACCATGTCTGCAGGCTCAGAAATTATAAGTAAGAAGAAGGAGAATTCATGA
- a CDS encoding DUF4040 domain-containing protein: MSPLVGFAHIAVLVIMIIASVLAVIHKSLLTSVIALAAASLLLSLEFYLLHAPDVAIAEAGIGAALTMAIYIFAIRATRK; encoded by the coding sequence ATGAGTCCATTAGTAGGTTTTGCTCATATTGCTGTGTTGGTAATAATGATTATTGCCTCAGTACTTGCTGTTATCCATAAAAGTCTGTTAACTTCAGTTATAGCATTAGCAGCAGCTAGTTTATTGTTGTCATTGGAGTTTTACTTGTTACATGCACCGGATGTAGCTATCGCGGAAGCCGGTATTGGAGCAGCTTTAACAATGGCAATTTATATTTTTGCAATTCGGGCAACCAGGAAATAA
- the mnhG gene encoding monovalent cation/H(+) antiporter subunit G, translating into MTILLIILLILILIGIFFNGLGSIGLMRFPDVYTRLHAATKCTTFGSIFTSLAVIIFGFYLWKVSGNSKYGVLALHTIVALACLIITNPTGAHAISRAAHRSGVMPKQAVIDELKEAKLK; encoded by the coding sequence ATGACAATTTTATTGATTATTTTGTTGATACTAATATTGATCGGTATATTTTTTAACGGGTTAGGCTCTATTGGTCTAATGAGGTTTCCTGATGTTTATACCAGGTTACATGCTGCCACAAAATGTACAACATTTGGGTCAATATTTACTTCTCTGGCAGTAATTATTTTTGGTTTCTATCTTTGGAAAGTAAGTGGAAATTCAAAGTATGGCGTTTTGGCTTTACATACCATAGTAGCATTAGCTTGCCTTATCATTACAAACCCTACTGGAGCGCATGCAATTTCAAGGGCTGCTCATCGTAGTGGTGTTATGCCAAAACAGGCGGTAATTGATGAATTAAAGGAGGCAAAATTAAAATGA
- a CDS encoding cation:proton antiporter, which produces MNQILNIFLISAIALVIFMLISLFRLILGPTIPDRVVALDTINTLIIAGMILFGAAFEEVIYIDVAIVYALLSYIATLYIANYMERRAKDK; this is translated from the coding sequence ATGAATCAAATTTTAAACATATTTCTTATTTCAGCTATAGCATTAGTTATTTTTATGCTTATATCTTTATTTCGGCTTATTTTAGGGCCGACAATTCCAGATCGTGTTGTTGCATTGGACACAATTAATACCCTGATAATAGCAGGAATGATACTTTTTGGTGCTGCATTTGAAGAAGTAATTTATATTGATGTTGCGATTGTATATGCCTTACTATCTTACATTGCTACATTGTATATTGCTAATTATATGGAGAGGAGGGCGAAAGATAAATGA
- a CDS encoding Na+/H+ antiporter subunit E, translated as MIGYIANFLLSFIAYMFLAANQGDILGLWNQNEIIFAVIISLIIAIVSTNVLFQKKQYHLLNPIKWILFLAYVIGPFFYAMAKANIDVAIRVITGKINPGIVKISPGLKSDAAITFLANSITLTPGTLSVDIDETNNDLYIHWINVTNLKPSIEDICGTFPDWARRIAE; from the coding sequence ATGATTGGTTATATTGCTAATTTTTTGTTAAGTTTTATTGCTTATATGTTTTTAGCAGCCAACCAGGGAGATATTTTGGGTTTGTGGAATCAAAATGAAATAATATTTGCTGTTATTATTTCCTTGATCATTGCAATTGTATCAACTAATGTTTTATTTCAGAAAAAGCAATATCATTTACTCAATCCGATAAAATGGATTCTTTTTTTGGCTTACGTAATCGGTCCTTTTTTCTATGCGATGGCAAAGGCAAATATTGATGTTGCAATACGGGTTATTACAGGTAAAATCAATCCAGGTATAGTAAAAATATCTCCGGGACTGAAGAGTGACGCTGCTATTACTTTTTTGGCAAACTCTATTACTTTAACACCAGGTACATTAAGTGTTGATATTGATGAAACTAACAATGATTTATATATTCATTGGATAAATGTGACAAATCTGAAACCCAGTATAGAAGATATTTGTGGTACTTTCCCTGATTGGGCCAGGAGGATTGCAGAATGA
- a CDS encoding hydrogenase maturation nickel metallochaperone HypA — protein MHERSVAKNLLRIVLDKSNITDKREKVKLIRIIIGEFTMIHKELLISAFYQLSKSTPAEKAKIEITNSPLKGKCQDCHKEFYLDKEEFKCPFCESQSINIISGDELFIQDIELEIK, from the coding sequence ATGCACGAAAGATCTGTTGCAAAGAATTTATTAAGGATTGTATTAGACAAGTCTAACATCACTGATAAACGTGAAAAAGTAAAGTTAATACGTATAATTATTGGTGAATTTACTATGATTCATAAAGAGCTGCTTATTTCCGCATTTTACCAGCTATCAAAATCAACACCTGCAGAAAAAGCAAAAATAGAAATTACTAATTCCCCTCTAAAAGGAAAATGCCAGGACTGTCACAAAGAATTTTATTTGGATAAGGAAGAATTTAAATGTCCTTTCTGTGAAAGCCAGTCAATAAATATAATCAGTGGTGATGAATTGTTTATACAGGATATCGAATTAGAGATTAAATAA
- a CDS encoding nicotinate phosphoribosyltransferase, producing the protein MNYFVHSTAEIKEYKVNPDRKFFSANHDEIEKGLTTDIYFIRALEILEYLKLDNTIVTAEIFARRNGIFAGMQEVYNLLKDKNISLWSLQEGDSFFAKDTLMRIKGPYKEFGVFETIILGTLASSSAWATAARECHNVANGKRVICFGSRHIHPAVAPVMERAAIIGGIDGASCVLGAKLMGQEPQGTIPHTVIIITGDTVKAAKAYNDCTPEDVPRVMLIDTFKDEAEESIRVSKALGKDLLGVRLDTPSERGGVTPDLVKEVRARLDQAGFTHVKIFVSGGINPGRIEILNKEAVDAFGVGSYISDASPIDMTLDIKEVEGKPVAKRGRIPGIIENNKLVKLI; encoded by the coding sequence ATGAATTACTTTGTTCATTCAACTGCTGAGATTAAGGAATACAAGGTTAATCCTGATAGAAAATTTTTTTCAGCAAATCATGATGAGATTGAAAAAGGATTGACAACAGATATATATTTTATAAGGGCGTTAGAAATACTTGAATATTTAAAATTAGATAATACTATAGTTACTGCAGAGATTTTTGCAAGAAGAAATGGTATTTTTGCTGGAATGCAGGAAGTATATAATTTGTTGAAAGACAAAAATATAAGCCTTTGGTCACTACAAGAAGGTGATTCTTTTTTTGCAAAAGATACATTAATGAGAATAAAAGGTCCCTATAAAGAATTTGGTGTTTTTGAGACAATTATTTTAGGAACATTAGCAAGTAGTTCTGCCTGGGCTACGGCTGCCAGGGAATGCCATAATGTAGCAAATGGTAAAAGAGTAATATGTTTCGGTTCAAGACATATTCACCCTGCTGTTGCTCCAGTTATGGAAAGAGCAGCTATTATTGGCGGCATTGACGGAGCAAGCTGTGTACTGGGTGCAAAATTAATGGGGCAAGAACCACAGGGTACCATTCCACACACAGTCATCATTATCACCGGTGATACAGTAAAAGCAGCAAAGGCTTACAATGACTGTACTCCTGAGGATGTTCCCCGGGTTATGCTGATTGATACCTTTAAAGATGAGGCAGAGGAATCAATAAGAGTTTCTAAGGCTCTGGGTAAAGATTTGTTAGGTGTCAGGCTTGACACGCCAAGTGAAAGAGGTGGTGTCACTCCTGATTTAGTGAAAGAGGTCAGGGCAAGATTAGATCAGGCAGGTTTTACTCACGTAAAAATATTTGTTTCTGGTGGAATCAATCCTGGAAGAATTGAAATTCTTAACAAAGAGGCTGTTGATGCCTTTGGAGTAGGTAGCTATATTAGTGATGCCTCACCAATAGACATGACTCTTGATATTAAAGAAGTAGAGGGAAAACCAGTTGCCAAGAGGGGACGGATTCCAGGAATTATTGAGAATAATAAATTAGTTAAACTAATTTAG
- the secG gene encoding preprotein translocase subunit SecG, translating into MPTWLMLIQIITSLALIGVVLFQSRKAGQGGGIFGGGTFANHSGRKGKEALLLKITTTIAVLYMVSSILISIIR; encoded by the coding sequence ATGCCTACATGGTTAATGCTTATACAGATTATTACAAGTTTAGCACTTATTGGAGTTGTTTTATTCCAGTCCAGAAAAGCTGGTCAGGGAGGTGGAATTTTTGGCGGTGGAACCTTTGCTAACCATAGCGGAAGAAAAGGCAAAGAGGCCTTATTGCTCAAAATAACCACCACTATTGCAGTATTGTATATGGTTTCTTCAATATTGATTAGTATTATAAGATAG
- the tpiA gene encoding triose-phosphate isomerase, producing MRKPLIAGNWKMNKTITESISLVKELVDFVKEYQKTEIVICPPFTSLWVTREIIQDTNILLGAQNMYFQNEGAYTGEISANMLKNIGCDYVILGHSERREYFNESSQEVARKVGKALSSGIKPIICVGEKLEERESGTAKDIVREQVEAIFEILKPEDAEKVVFAYEPIWAIGTGKSATSQDANDMIKYIRCIWKQRYDENTAEKIRILYGGSVKPENTKELMVESDIDGALVGGASLKALSFSEIVKYAE from the coding sequence ATGAGGAAGCCATTAATAGCAGGAAACTGGAAGATGAATAAAACAATTACGGAAAGCATTTCACTGGTGAAGGAACTGGTTGATTTTGTGAAAGAATACCAGAAAACCGAAATTGTTATTTGTCCCCCCTTTACTTCCCTGTGGGTAACCAGAGAAATAATACAGGATACTAATATTTTGTTAGGAGCTCAAAATATGTATTTTCAGAATGAAGGTGCATATACTGGAGAAATTTCAGCCAATATGCTGAAGAACATCGGTTGTGATTATGTGATTTTGGGTCATTCAGAAAGAAGAGAATACTTTAATGAGAGTTCACAGGAAGTAGCCAGAAAGGTTGGCAAGGCTCTTTCGTCCGGAATTAAACCAATAATATGTGTAGGGGAAAAATTAGAAGAAAGAGAATCCGGCACTGCCAAAGATATAGTCAGGGAACAGGTGGAAGCAATTTTTGAAATACTTAAACCTGAAGATGCCGAAAAGGTTGTTTTCGCTTATGAACCGATATGGGCTATTGGTACTGGTAAATCAGCAACTTCACAGGATGCTAATGATATGATTAAATATATTCGATGCATTTGGAAACAAAGATATGATGAAAATACTGCTGAAAAAATAAGGATATTATATGGTGGAAGCGTTAAACCAGAGAATACCAAAGAACTGATGGTTGAATCGGATATTGATGGTGCATTAGTCGGCGGGGCGAGTCTCAAAGCACTCTCTTTTTCTGAAATAGTCAAGTATGCAGAGTAA
- the gap gene encoding type I glyceraldehyde-3-phosphate dehydrogenase has translation MNIKVGINGFGRIGRNVFRAALEDKNIDFVAVNDITNANTLAHLLKYDSVHGILKDDVKVKDDVIEVAGRELKVLSIKDPASLPWQDLGVDIVIESTGLFRDRENAGKHLSAGAKKVIITAPAKGEDVTIVLGVNEKNYNNAEHHIISNASCTTNCLAPVVKVLNDTFGIEKGIMSTIHSYTSDQMLLDGPHKDFRRARAAALSMVPTTTGAAKAVTLVIPELKGKLNGMAFRVPTPNVSVVDLSAWLKREVTAEQVNQALRDAAHGSLKGILDYSELPLVSSDYNGNAFSSIVDGLSTMVVDGNLAKVVSWYDNEWGYSCRIIDLVKYISK, from the coding sequence ATGAACATAAAAGTAGGGATTAATGGATTTGGAAGGATAGGCAGAAACGTGTTTAGGGCTGCATTGGAAGACAAAAACATTGATTTTGTAGCTGTAAACGATATTACTAATGCTAATACACTGGCACACCTTTTAAAATATGATTCTGTACATGGAATATTGAAAGACGATGTAAAGGTAAAAGACGATGTAATAGAGGTTGCCGGAAGAGAATTAAAAGTGTTAAGTATCAAGGATCCGGCAAGCTTACCATGGCAAGACTTAGGAGTGGATATAGTAATAGAATCAACAGGTTTGTTTAGGGATAGGGAGAATGCCGGCAAACATTTGTCAGCAGGAGCAAAAAAAGTGATAATAACCGCACCTGCAAAAGGGGAAGATGTAACAATAGTGCTTGGAGTGAATGAAAAAAATTATAATAATGCAGAACATCACATCATTTCCAATGCTTCCTGTACTACTAATTGTCTGGCACCTGTAGTAAAAGTACTTAATGACACATTTGGTATAGAGAAGGGTATTATGTCTACTATTCATTCTTACACTTCCGATCAAATGCTTTTGGACGGGCCTCATAAGGATTTCAGAAGAGCTCGTGCAGCGGCTTTATCGATGGTGCCAACCACAACAGGAGCAGCAAAGGCTGTTACCCTTGTCATACCGGAATTAAAAGGTAAACTAAATGGAATGGCCTTTCGGGTACCGACACCTAATGTTTCCGTGGTTGATTTATCTGCATGGCTAAAGAGAGAAGTTACTGCAGAGCAGGTTAATCAGGCTTTAAGAGATGCAGCTCATGGTTCTTTAAAGGGTATTTTGGACTATAGTGAATTGCCTCTGGTTTCTTCTGATTATAATGGGAATGCATTCTCATCTATTGTAGATGGTTTGTCTACCATGGTTGTTGACGGAAACCTGGCTAAAGTTGTTTCCTGGTATGATAATGAATGGGGCTATTCATGTAGAATTATTGATCTGGTTAAATATATATCAAAGTAA
- the rpoN gene encoding RNA polymerase factor sigma-54, translating to MNQGMALEQKQTLNLTPQMRQSIKILQMDIMELNLWIEKESLENPVLEVEFSPVTERDGDFSQSIDGDNESQKSSIDKKIDWESDNNNMRSFLSSFPESNAIWGNKILSSDQKKECDYSFHVNTTLHEHLLLNFKVLIEDDTDYKIGEFIIGNIDQNGYLTISCSDISKDLNISEQLVKKILAMIQNCTIPGIGARDLRECLLLQLKHLKLENKSVLKKLILFYLSELSQKNFKKISKELCISKYEVQCLLDIIVKNFEPKPGRIFQQSSELNLLIPDIIVKNVDDRYEIIENNNYYPLIKINSHYRNILKQSCSKEVNYEKFTTIENENEQKKILKYLESKLNSARWIIKCIEQRRKTLSDITRFIIDYQDGFLKNGIAYLRPLSMKKAAESLGIHESTVSRAINNKKIQLPRGFYDMKYFFSKGLSQEKQSAISNEKIKRIIKNYIETENPYFPYSDKQIADLLQQRDNIKIARRTIAKYRKLQGILPAMLRRRYKKPVK from the coding sequence ATGAATCAGGGCATGGCCTTAGAACAGAAACAAACGTTAAACTTAACACCACAGATGCGCCAATCAATTAAAATATTACAGATGGACATTATGGAGTTAAACCTCTGGATAGAAAAAGAATCATTAGAAAATCCTGTTTTAGAAGTAGAATTTAGCCCTGTTACTGAGAGAGATGGAGATTTTAGTCAGAGTATAGATGGAGATAACGAGAGTCAAAAAAGCAGTATAGACAAAAAAATTGATTGGGAATCAGATAATAACAATATGCGGTCTTTCTTATCATCTTTCCCGGAGTCCAATGCTATATGGGGCAATAAAATTCTCTCATCAGATCAGAAAAAGGAATGTGATTATTCCTTTCATGTAAATACAACATTACATGAACATCTACTATTAAATTTTAAGGTATTAATAGAAGATGATACAGATTATAAAATTGGTGAATTCATAATAGGAAATATAGACCAAAATGGTTATTTAACAATAAGTTGCTCAGATATATCAAAAGACTTAAACATCTCTGAGCAACTGGTAAAAAAAATATTGGCAATGATACAGAATTGCACAATACCGGGAATAGGTGCAAGAGACTTAAGGGAATGCCTTTTGCTCCAGCTTAAGCATCTAAAGCTTGAAAATAAAAGTGTTTTAAAAAAATTAATTCTATTTTACTTGTCCGAATTGTCACAGAAGAATTTTAAAAAAATTAGTAAAGAACTTTGTATTTCAAAATATGAAGTACAATGTCTATTAGATATAATAGTAAAGAATTTTGAACCCAAACCGGGAAGAATATTTCAACAAAGTAGTGAATTAAATCTTTTAATACCTGATATTATTGTTAAAAATGTTGACGATAGATATGAAATAATTGAAAATAATAATTACTATCCGTTGATTAAGATTAATTCTCATTATAGAAATATTTTAAAGCAAAGTTGCTCAAAAGAAGTTAATTATGAAAAATTTACTACAATTGAAAATGAGAATGAGCAAAAAAAAATATTAAAATATCTTGAATCAAAATTAAATTCAGCTCGATGGATAATAAAATGTATTGAACAAAGAAGAAAAACTTTATCGGATATAACCAGATTTATTATTGATTACCAGGATGGATTTTTAAAAAATGGGATTGCGTACCTGAGGCCGTTATCTATGAAAAAAGCAGCAGAATCCCTTGGTATACATGAATCAACAGTATCACGGGCAATTAATAATAAGAAAATACAACTACCCAGAGGTTTTTATGATATGAAATACTTTTTTTCAAAAGGCTTGTCACAGGAAAAGCAAAGTGCAATATCAAATGAAAAGATAAAAAGAATCATAAAAAACTACATTGAAACAGAAAATCCATATTTTCCATATTCTGATAAGCAGATAGCTGATTTACTGCAACAGAGGGATAATATAAAAATTGCTAGAAGAACAATTGCTAAATATCGCAAATTACAAGGGATTTTACCTGCAATGTTACGCAGGAGATACAAAAAACCAGTTAAATAA